The proteins below come from a single Rhizobium sp. BT04 genomic window:
- the mltG gene encoding endolytic transglycosylase MltG, with amino-acid sequence MSDTTNQSNDTPQGENDRQAQKGPIIPKSPSEALRPERVPEPPKRSKKARGQVVLFLNFIMTMAVLVCVVAVIGFYYATSTYRSPGPLQTNTNFIIRNGAGLAEIASNLERNAIISDARIFRYLTATHLSAGESLKAGEYEIKAGASMSDIMELLKSGKSILYSVSFPEGLTVRQMFNRMLEDKVLEGDLPAALPPEGSLRPDTYKFSRGTKRSEIIQQMAAAQQKIVDQIWDKRDSSLPLRSKEEFVTLASIVEKETGVADERAHVASVFLNRLGKGMRLQSDPTIIYGLFGGDGKPADRPIYQSDLKRDTPYNTYVIKGLPPTPIANPGKDALEAVANPWKTQDLYFVADGTGGHVFAATLEEHNANVKRWRKLEADKGSDPNIAVDGQPEEQPADSGATVVPPKKKKIN; translated from the coding sequence GTGAGCGATACGACGAACCAGAGCAACGATACCCCGCAAGGCGAGAACGACCGGCAGGCGCAGAAGGGACCGATCATCCCGAAGTCGCCGAGCGAAGCCCTGCGTCCGGAGCGCGTTCCGGAGCCGCCGAAACGCTCCAAGAAAGCCCGCGGCCAGGTCGTTCTTTTCCTGAACTTCATCATGACGATGGCGGTTCTGGTCTGCGTCGTCGCCGTTATCGGCTTCTACTATGCCACATCGACCTATCGGAGCCCCGGTCCGCTGCAGACCAACACCAATTTCATCATCCGCAATGGCGCGGGTCTGGCCGAAATCGCCTCGAACCTCGAGCGCAACGCGATCATCAGCGATGCCCGCATCTTCCGCTATCTCACGGCAACGCATCTTTCTGCCGGTGAAAGCCTGAAGGCCGGTGAATATGAGATCAAGGCCGGAGCCTCCATGAGCGATATCATGGAGCTTCTGAAATCGGGCAAATCCATTCTCTATTCGGTTTCCTTCCCTGAGGGCCTGACGGTCCGCCAGATGTTCAACCGCATGCTGGAGGATAAGGTGCTTGAGGGCGATCTGCCGGCCGCCCTTCCGCCCGAGGGCAGCCTGCGCCCGGATACCTATAAGTTCTCGCGCGGCACCAAACGCTCGGAAATCATCCAGCAGATGGCGGCGGCCCAGCAGAAAATCGTCGATCAGATCTGGGACAAGCGCGACTCCTCGCTGCCGTTGCGGTCCAAGGAGGAATTCGTCACACTTGCCTCGATCGTCGAAAAGGAAACCGGCGTTGCCGACGAGCGCGCTCATGTCGCCTCCGTTTTCCTCAACCGGCTCGGCAAAGGCATGCGCCTGCAGTCCGATCCGACGATCATCTACGGTCTCTTCGGCGGCGACGGCAAACCGGCCGACCGGCCGATCTACCAGTCGGACCTGAAGCGCGACACACCATACAATACCTATGTCATCAAGGGTCTGCCGCCGACGCCGATCGCCAATCCTGGCAAGGATGCGCTGGAAGCCGTCGCCAATCCCTGGAAGACGCAGGATCTCTATTTCGTTGCCGACGGCACCGGTGGCCATGTTTTCGCCGCGACGCTCGAGGAGCACAATGCCAACGTCAAGCGCTGGCGCAAGCTCGAGGCCGACAAGGGCTCGGACCCGAACATCGCAGTCGACGGCCAGCCGGAAGAACAGCCGGCCGATAGCGGCGCGACCGTCGTGCCGCCGAAGAAAAAGAAAATCAACTGA
- a CDS encoding YicC/YloC family endoribonuclease — protein MALQSMTGFARREGTSGRWRWAWELRSVNGKGLDLRLRLPPGLERMEAEVRRLAGESFSRGNLQASLSVTADENRFEAVLNRQALAAVLAMREQLDGTIDPSPLKLDTLLLVRGIVEFRESEDGEEALAARDAEIAAGLLAALSDLRAMREQEGSALTRILLDHVTTIEGLTRAIEADPSRSPQEIAARLAAQVAMLMDGTAALDRDRLHAEAALLATKADLREEIDRLKAHVAAARDLLVKDGPAGRRLDFLAQEFNRESNTICSKSNASAVTAAGIELKVVIDQFREQVQNLE, from the coding sequence ATGGCTTTGCAGTCCATGACCGGTTTTGCGCGACGCGAGGGAACGAGCGGCCGCTGGCGCTGGGCATGGGAATTGCGCTCGGTCAACGGCAAGGGCCTTGACCTGCGGCTGCGCCTGCCACCCGGCCTCGAACGCATGGAGGCAGAGGTCCGCCGCCTGGCCGGCGAAAGCTTCAGCCGCGGCAACCTGCAGGCATCGCTATCCGTCACCGCCGACGAGAACCGCTTCGAGGCCGTGTTGAACAGGCAGGCGCTCGCCGCCGTGCTGGCCATGCGCGAGCAACTGGACGGAACAATCGACCCGTCACCGCTGAAGCTCGATACGCTGCTTCTGGTGCGCGGCATCGTCGAATTCCGCGAAAGCGAGGATGGCGAGGAGGCGCTCGCCGCCCGTGATGCCGAGATCGCTGCCGGCCTGCTCGCCGCGCTTTCCGATCTCAGAGCGATGCGGGAACAGGAAGGGTCGGCGCTGACCCGCATCCTGCTCGACCATGTCACGACGATCGAAGGCCTGACACGAGCGATCGAGGCCGATCCCTCACGTTCGCCGCAGGAGATCGCCGCGCGGCTTGCCGCGCAGGTTGCGATGTTGATGGACGGCACGGCGGCGCTCGACCGCGACAGGCTGCATGCCGAAGCCGCATTGCTGGCGACCAAGGCGGATCTGCGCGAGGAAATCGATCGTCTGAAGGCGCATGTCGCCGCAGCGCGCGATCTCTTGGTGAAAGATGGTCCGGCCGGCCGCCGGTTGGATTTCCTTGCACAGGAATTTAACCGCGAATCGAATACCATCTGCTCGAAGTCGAATGCCTCGGCGGTCACCGCTGCCGGCATCGAGTTGAAAGTCGTGATCGACCAGTTCCGCGAGCAGGTCCAGAATTTGGAGTAA
- the gmk gene encoding guanylate kinase: MKPAKSSPVQIARRGLMLVISSPSGAGKSTIARTLLETDKNIGLSVSVTTRQRRPSEVEDVHYHFKSVREFERLRDSDALLEWAEVHGNFYGTPREPVEQAMAEGRDMLFDIDWQGAQQLQEKMSADVVSIFVLPPTMTELQSRLHRRAEDSEEVIQTRLANSRAEIAHWREYDYVIVNDDLNAALDAVQSIVKAERLRRDRRHGMFDFVRELLEETPSL, encoded by the coding sequence ATGAAACCGGCGAAATCCTCGCCCGTGCAGATCGCCCGCCGCGGTCTGATGCTTGTCATCTCGTCGCCGTCAGGCGCCGGCAAGTCCACCATTGCGCGCACGCTGCTGGAGACCGACAAGAATATCGGCCTTTCCGTCAGCGTCACCACGCGCCAGCGCCGTCCGAGCGAGGTCGAGGATGTGCACTACCACTTCAAGAGTGTGCGCGAGTTCGAGCGGCTGCGCGATAGCGACGCACTGCTCGAATGGGCCGAGGTGCACGGCAATTTCTACGGCACGCCGCGCGAGCCTGTGGAGCAGGCCATGGCCGAAGGCCGCGACATGCTCTTCGACATCGACTGGCAGGGCGCCCAGCAATTGCAGGAGAAAATGTCTGCCGACGTGGTCTCGATCTTCGTGCTGCCGCCGACCATGACCGAGCTGCAGTCGCGGCTGCACCGCCGCGCCGAGGATTCCGAGGAGGTCATCCAGACCCGCCTCGCCAATAGCCGCGCCGAGATCGCCCACTGGCGCGAATACGACTATGTCATCGTAAACGACGATCTCAACGCCGCCCTCGATGCCGTCCAGTCGATCGTCAAGGCCGAACGCCTGCGCCGCGACCGCCGCCATGGCATGTTCGATTTCGTCCGTGAACTGCTGGAAGAGACGCCGAGCCTTTAA
- the rsmA gene encoding 16S rRNA (adenine(1518)-N(6)/adenine(1519)-N(6))-dimethyltransferase RsmA, which translates to MAALDGLPPLRDVIQRHGLDARKALGQNFLLDLNLTQKIARTAGALEEATVFEVGPGPGGLTRAILALGARKVIAIERDARCLPALAEIADHYPGRLEVVEGDALKTDFEALAPEGPIKIIANLPYNVGTQLLVNWLLPKAWPPFWQSLTLMFQKEVGERIVAGEDDDHYGRLGVLCGWRTEARMAFDVPPQAFTPPPKVTSTVVHLTPRRNPIPCAVADLEKVTQVAFGQRRKMLRQSLKPLGGERLLVKAGIDPARRAETLSVEEFCLLANSL; encoded by the coding sequence ATGGCAGCACTCGATGGTCTACCGCCGCTTCGCGACGTCATCCAGCGTCACGGCCTCGATGCCCGCAAGGCGCTCGGGCAGAACTTCCTGCTCGACCTCAACCTCACGCAGAAGATCGCCCGCACGGCCGGCGCGCTCGAAGAGGCAACCGTCTTCGAGGTTGGCCCTGGCCCCGGCGGACTGACGCGGGCGATCCTGGCGCTCGGCGCCCGGAAGGTCATCGCCATCGAGCGCGATGCCCGCTGCCTGCCGGCGCTTGCCGAGATCGCCGATCACTATCCCGGCCGGCTGGAAGTCGTCGAAGGCGATGCGCTGAAGACGGATTTCGAGGCATTGGCACCGGAAGGCCCGATCAAGATCATTGCCAACCTGCCCTACAATGTCGGCACGCAGCTTTTGGTCAACTGGCTGCTGCCGAAAGCCTGGCCGCCCTTCTGGCAGTCGCTGACGCTGATGTTTCAGAAGGAAGTCGGCGAACGTATCGTCGCCGGCGAAGACGACGACCATTACGGCCGCCTCGGCGTGCTCTGCGGCTGGCGGACGGAGGCTCGCATGGCCTTCGACGTGCCGCCGCAAGCCTTCACGCCGCCGCCGAAGGTAACGTCGACGGTCGTGCATCTGACACCCCGGAGAAACCCGATCCCCTGCGCTGTCGCCGATCTGGAAAAGGTGACGCAGGTGGCCTTCGGCCAGCGTCGCAAGATGCTGCGTCAGAGCCTGAAGCCGCTCGGCGGCGAGCGCCTGCTCGTCAAGGCCGGGATCGATCCGGCGCGGCGGGCCGAAACCCTGTCCGTCGAGGAATTCTGCCTTCTGGCAAACAGCCTTTAA
- the pdxA gene encoding 4-hydroxythreonine-4-phosphate dehydrogenase PdxA, which yields MTIPFSRPLALSQGDPAGIGPDITLMAWLRRRELGLPPFFLIGDPGVLALRARQLNLAVTIRETDRASEAAGMFGDALPVMTVPVGIEVVAGEPHAATAKGTIAAIEKAVSLVIDGEALAVVTNPIAKAVLYEAGFRFPGHTEFLADLAARATGKPVTPVMMLSGPKLRAIPVTIHIPIRDVPQALTRELIVDTCRIAHEDLRQRFGIEAPRLAVAGLNPHAGEDGTIGKEDEDVIRPAIERLRDEGIDAIGPLPADTMFHDEARTRYDVAVCMYHDQALIPAKALGFDDSVNVTLGLPFVRTSPDHGTAFGIAGKGLAREQSLVAALKLAAQLGRSAESRR from the coding sequence ATGACGATACCGTTTTCGCGACCGCTCGCGCTGAGCCAGGGCGACCCCGCCGGCATCGGGCCGGATATTACCCTGATGGCCTGGCTCCGGCGGCGCGAACTCGGGCTGCCGCCTTTCTTCCTGATCGGCGATCCCGGCGTATTGGCGTTGCGAGCGCGCCAGCTCAATCTGGCGGTTACGATCCGCGAGACCGATAGAGCCAGCGAGGCCGCCGGCATGTTCGGCGACGCGCTGCCCGTCATGACGGTGCCTGTTGGCATCGAAGTGGTGGCCGGCGAGCCGCATGCGGCAACGGCGAAGGGCACGATCGCGGCGATCGAAAAAGCCGTGTCGCTCGTCATCGACGGCGAGGCGCTGGCGGTCGTCACCAACCCGATCGCCAAGGCCGTGCTCTATGAGGCGGGCTTCCGGTTTCCCGGCCATACCGAATTTCTCGCCGATCTCGCCGCCAGGGCGACCGGCAAGCCGGTGACGCCTGTCATGATGCTGTCCGGACCAAAGCTCCGGGCCATCCCGGTCACCATCCACATTCCGATCCGGGACGTGCCGCAGGCGCTGACGCGCGAACTGATTGTCGACACCTGCCGGATCGCCCATGAAGACCTGAGGCAGCGCTTCGGCATCGAGGCGCCGCGGCTGGCTGTCGCCGGCCTCAACCCGCATGCGGGCGAAGACGGCACGATCGGCAAGGAGGACGAGGATGTCATCCGCCCGGCGATCGAACGCCTGCGCGACGAGGGCATCGATGCGATCGGCCCCCTGCCCGCCGACACGATGTTCCATGACGAAGCGCGGACGCGATATGACGTCGCCGTCTGCATGTATCACGATCAGGCGCTGATCCCGGCCAAGGCACTCGGCTTCGACGACAGCGTTAACGTGACGCTCGGGCTTCCCTTCGTGCGCACCTCGCCGGATCACGGCACCGCTTTCGGCATTGCCGGCAAGGGGCTGGCGCGCGAGCAGAGCCTCGTTGCGGCGCTGAAGCTCGCCGCCCAGCTCGGCCGCAGTGCGGAAAGCCGCCGCTAA
- a CDS encoding peptidylprolyl isomerase, which yields MIDAKKAITTFLAGAALALLTGVAAPALAASEVKAVVNGTAITSGDVAKRQAFLRLQHTKADAKAAEEQLIDEALKRQEVARVHMSVSQQDVDASFARFSSGNKLSVEQMSQILDRAGVGVDHFKGFIAVQMSWPRVVNARYGSTARLSNYDLVSRMMQNNKQKPVTTEYMLQQVIFVIPQAKRNAITGKRKGEAEASRSKFPGCDQAKVFAATMRDVSVRDLGRMLAPEIPPDWKPLVEQAKGNTTGTRVTDKGVEYLAICSQRQVSDDQAAEMVFRQEDLGKSKAGKDASPENENSKKYLDELRKKAQIAYR from the coding sequence ATGATTGACGCGAAAAAAGCTATAACCACCTTCCTCGCCGGGGCGGCGCTTGCCTTGCTGACGGGGGTTGCCGCTCCAGCGCTTGCGGCAAGTGAGGTCAAGGCCGTGGTGAACGGCACGGCCATCACCAGCGGCGATGTCGCCAAGCGTCAGGCCTTTCTGCGCCTGCAGCATACCAAGGCCGACGCCAAGGCTGCCGAGGAGCAATTGATCGACGAGGCGCTCAAGCGCCAGGAGGTCGCCCGCGTCCATATGTCGGTTTCGCAGCAGGACGTCGACGCGTCTTTCGCCCGTTTTTCGAGTGGCAACAAGCTTTCCGTCGAACAGATGTCACAGATCCTCGATCGTGCCGGCGTCGGCGTCGACCATTTCAAGGGTTTCATCGCCGTGCAGATGAGCTGGCCGCGGGTCGTCAACGCGCGCTACGGTTCGACCGCGCGGCTGTCGAACTATGACCTCGTCTCGCGCATGATGCAGAATAACAAGCAGAAGCCGGTGACGACCGAATATATGCTGCAGCAGGTCATCTTCGTCATTCCGCAAGCCAAGCGCAACGCCATCACCGGCAAGCGCAAGGGTGAAGCCGAGGCGTCGCGCTCGAAATTTCCCGGCTGCGATCAGGCAAAGGTCTTTGCTGCGACGATGCGCGACGTTTCCGTGCGCGATCTCGGCCGCATGCTCGCCCCCGAGATCCCGCCGGATTGGAAGCCGCTGGTCGAGCAGGCCAAGGGGAATACGACAGGCACCCGCGTCACCGACAAGGGCGTCGAATATCTGGCAATTTGCAGCCAGCGCCAGGTTTCCGACGACCAGGCGGCCGAAATGGTTTTCCGCCAGGAGGACCTCGGCAAGTCCAAGGCCGGCAAGGACGCCAGCCCGGAAAACGAAAACAGCAAGAAGTACCTGGATGAACTGCGCAAGAAGGCGCAGATCGCCTATCGTTGA
- a CDS encoding LPS-assembly protein LptD — MAAGDRKYFSKQLVALLVGAALYSYFGSVSASYGQASAPEQNIEKKIPEGAKLLLSANELVYNRDADLVSAVGGVQINYGGYKMVAQKVEYNQKTGRMMALGNVELVSPDGNRIYADNLDVTDNFADGFLNSLRIETSDNTRIVAESGQRVGGTMMILNKGVYTACLPCAEDPKRAPFWQVKAKRVIQNGVTHTIRLESARFELLGYPIAFLPFIEVPDNTVKRKSGFLFPTMSLSQNLGFGLSVPYYYVISPSMDATVTTTGYTAQGFLVEGEFRQRFENGTHILRVAGIDQAKPDNFSSGTSDAEASQRGMVASKAEFRINPRWTFGWDVMMQSDNNFSKTYKLRGLSGTDRTNQIYLTGLGKRNYFDMRAFYFDVQDADRTNTAEKQQAIVYPAMDYHYVAPQPLAGGELSADVNLTNISRTHDDFYTVDGFDRFRGLKGQTSRLTGELQWKRTYVTPTGLVITPLLAARGDAFALNMDDPTGYTGNYIDGNSATRSMFTAGLEMRYPILMTTDNSTHILEPIAQIYARPDEQLAGRLPNEDAQSFVFDATSLFDRDKFSGYDRVEGGTRANLGVQYTGTFDSGYKLHGIFGQSYQIAGQNSFATDDLVNVGADSGLETTRSDYVGLGGIETPYGVSMTASYRLDEKDFEFRRGDLTTAYQNDTFSSQVTFTHLSAQPEYGFDEDKDEVQTNGKVKFKDYWSIFGGIAWDLNNDVISRRTLGLSYDDECTIFTIAYTDSRDSDDETASDWTIGARLTFRTLGDIKIGTDTLE, encoded by the coding sequence GTGGCGGCAGGCGACCGCAAGTATTTTAGTAAACAGTTGGTTGCCCTGCTTGTCGGTGCGGCTTTATATTCCTATTTCGGCAGTGTCTCGGCCTCCTACGGCCAGGCCAGCGCGCCCGAACAAAATATAGAGAAGAAGATTCCCGAAGGCGCGAAGCTTCTGCTTTCGGCCAATGAACTCGTCTATAACCGTGACGCCGACCTGGTGTCGGCGGTCGGCGGCGTGCAGATCAACTATGGCGGCTATAAAATGGTCGCCCAGAAGGTCGAGTACAATCAGAAGACCGGCCGGATGATGGCGCTCGGCAATGTCGAGCTGGTCAGCCCGGACGGCAATCGTATCTATGCCGACAACCTTGACGTGACCGACAATTTTGCCGACGGGTTCCTGAACTCGTTGCGCATCGAGACATCAGACAATACCCGCATCGTTGCCGAATCCGGCCAGCGCGTCGGCGGCACGATGATGATTCTCAACAAGGGCGTCTACACGGCCTGCCTTCCCTGCGCCGAAGATCCGAAGCGCGCACCTTTCTGGCAGGTCAAGGCCAAGCGCGTGATCCAGAACGGCGTGACGCACACGATCCGTCTGGAGAGTGCGCGCTTCGAGCTGCTCGGTTATCCGATCGCCTTCCTGCCATTCATCGAGGTTCCCGACAATACGGTGAAGCGCAAGTCGGGCTTTCTCTTCCCGACGATGAGCCTGTCGCAGAATCTCGGCTTCGGTCTTTCCGTTCCTTATTATTACGTGATCTCGCCGAGCATGGACGCGACGGTCACCACCACCGGCTACACCGCCCAGGGCTTCCTCGTCGAAGGCGAATTCCGCCAGCGCTTCGAAAATGGCACGCATATCCTGCGCGTCGCCGGCATCGACCAGGCAAAGCCGGACAATTTCAGCTCAGGCACCAGCGATGCCGAAGCCAGCCAGCGTGGCATGGTGGCGTCGAAGGCCGAATTCCGCATCAATCCCCGCTGGACGTTCGGCTGGGACGTCATGATGCAGAGCGACAACAATTTCTCGAAGACCTACAAGCTGCGCGGTCTGAGCGGCACGGATCGTACCAACCAGATCTACCTGACGGGACTTGGGAAACGCAATTATTTCGACATGCGGGCGTTCTATTTCGACGTCCAGGATGCCGATCGGACCAACACCGCCGAAAAACAGCAGGCGATCGTCTATCCCGCGATGGACTATCACTATGTGGCACCGCAGCCGCTTGCAGGCGGCGAACTGTCGGCTGACGTCAACTTGACGAATATTTCGCGCACCCATGACGACTTCTATACCGTCGACGGGTTCGACCGCTTCCGCGGCCTGAAGGGCCAGACGTCGCGACTGACCGGCGAACTGCAGTGGAAGCGCACCTATGTCACGCCGACCGGCCTGGTCATCACGCCGCTGCTGGCTGCGCGCGGCGACGCCTTCGCGTTGAACATGGACGACCCCACGGGCTACACCGGCAACTATATCGACGGCAATTCCGCCACCCGCTCGATGTTCACGGCCGGGCTGGAGATGCGCTATCCGATCCTGATGACGACGGATAATAGCACCCATATCCTCGAGCCGATCGCACAGATCTATGCCCGCCCCGACGAGCAGCTCGCAGGCCGCCTGCCAAACGAGGATGCGCAGAGCTTCGTCTTCGACGCCACCTCACTGTTCGACCGCGACAAATTCTCGGGCTACGACCGTGTCGAAGGCGGTACGCGTGCCAATCTCGGCGTCCAGTATACCGGTACGTTTGATAGCGGTTACAAGCTGCACGGCATCTTCGGCCAATCCTACCAGATCGCCGGCCAGAACTCGTTTGCGACCGATGATCTCGTCAATGTCGGCGCGGATTCGGGTCTTGAAACCACGCGCTCCGACTATGTCGGCCTCGGCGGCATCGAGACACCGTACGGCGTTTCGATGACGGCCTCCTACCGCCTCGACGAGAAGGATTTCGAGTTCCGCCGCGGCGACCTGACGACGGCTTACCAGAACGACACCTTCTCTTCGCAGGTGACCTTCACCCATCTCAGCGCCCAGCCGGAATATGGCTTCGACGAGGACAAGGACGAGGTCCAGACGAACGGCAAGGTCAAATTCAAGGATTACTGGTCGATCTTCGGCGGCATCGCCTGGGATCTGAACAATGATGTGATCAGCCGCCGGACGCTTGGCCTCTCCTATGACGACGAATGCACGATCTTCACGATCGCCTATACAGACAGCAGGGATTCCGACGACGAGACGGCAAGCGACTGGACGATCGGCGCGCGGCTGACCTTCCGCACGCTCGGCGACATCAAGATCGGCACCGACACCCTCGAGTGA
- the lptG gene encoding LPS export ABC transporter permease LptG: protein MMFGTLSRYFFRRYLVTMGWFLIGVSAISFLLDFSETAGRMSGLPGYTIGGGILMTAVRLPLILQQTVPFIALFVGMTVLIGLNRKYELVVTRAAGISVWQFMFPFIAGSLLLGLLTMTALNPLAAWGQRQALLVESDWRGENAVLRKAPQIPWLRQISGRDDVIIGAQTVQENGTKLIDAVLIHFDSSGQVILRQDAATAKLEDGYWQLNNVVERKPGEIPVRKASVQLRTNLKQDFVQERLTAPETIGFFDLSNRIAAAKSFGISTKALETQFNSLLSQPLLLVAMTFIAATVSLKFSRFNQSRSVILGGILSGFMLYVITVLVKAFGSSGVVPPFVATWIPVVVALALGATILLHQEDG, encoded by the coding sequence ATGATGTTCGGGACATTGTCGCGTTATTTCTTTCGCCGCTACCTGGTGACGATGGGCTGGTTCCTGATCGGCGTCTCGGCGATTTCTTTCCTCCTCGACTTCAGCGAGACGGCGGGCCGCATGTCCGGCCTGCCCGGCTACACGATCGGCGGCGGCATCCTGATGACCGCCGTGCGCCTGCCGCTCATCCTGCAGCAGACCGTGCCCTTCATCGCGCTGTTCGTCGGCATGACGGTGCTGATCGGACTCAACCGCAAATATGAGCTCGTCGTCACGCGCGCCGCCGGCATTTCGGTCTGGCAGTTCATGTTCCCCTTCATCGCCGGCTCGCTGCTGCTCGGCCTGCTGACGATGACGGCGCTCAACCCGCTTGCCGCCTGGGGACAGCGCCAGGCGCTGCTGGTCGAATCCGACTGGCGCGGCGAGAATGCGGTTCTGCGCAAGGCGCCGCAGATTCCGTGGCTGCGCCAGATCAGCGGCCGGGACGATGTGATCATCGGCGCCCAGACGGTTCAGGAGAACGGAACCAAGCTGATCGACGCCGTGCTGATCCATTTCGATTCAAGCGGTCAGGTCATTCTGAGACAGGACGCCGCGACGGCAAAATTGGAAGATGGTTACTGGCAACTTAACAACGTTGTCGAGCGCAAGCCTGGCGAAATCCCCGTGCGTAAAGCTTCGGTTCAACTTCGCACCAATCTGAAACAGGACTTCGTCCAGGAGCGGCTGACGGCGCCGGAAACAATTGGTTTCTTTGACCTTTCCAACCGCATTGCCGCGGCCAAATCCTTCGGTATCTCCACCAAGGCGCTGGAGACGCAATTCAACTCCCTGTTGTCCCAGCCATTGCTGCTGGTGGCCATGACTTTCATTGCTGCAACAGTGTCCCTAAAATTTAGCCGGTTCAACCAATCCCGCTCCGTGATTCTGGGTGGCATCCTTTCGGGCTTCATGCTTTATGTCATCACCGTGCTTGTAAAGGCATTCGGAAGCAGTGGAGTCGTGCCTCCCTTCGTGGCGACGTGGATACCGGTGGTCGTCGCGCTGGCCTTGGGTGCGACTATTCTGCTTCATCAGGAGGACGGCTAG
- the lptF gene encoding LPS export ABC transporter permease LptF, with amino-acid sequence MKLLETYILRRVGQMFLVALLPVLAIIWTTQVLQRINLVTDSGQSIGSFAKLATMILPSIIPVVLPFALVIAITQTLTTMNNDSELTVIDAAGARRSVLTRPILLLAAVVSVFSFFVDNVVEPRAKTVVRQMIAETYADLLSSVIEEKTFRKLDEGLYVQISKRMAGRMLKGLFVADERDPAYELIYYAKEGAVDDTGTTLIMHEGEVHRKTPDGNVSVINFDSYSFDLSDMTENRGQATLRASDRDLWFLLNPDPADKDYTIRPQSYRAELHRRLTDWILPVVFALFSLAIAGDARSHREARLHPMVSALAYAFALRWAAFYAANQIDTDPEYIAVLYAIPIVSSIISIVFLGLHKRLAMPSFLRDRMSSFWRRMQERLLAATGRTGRDAAQ; translated from the coding sequence ATGAAACTACTCGAGACATACATATTGCGGCGCGTCGGCCAGATGTTTCTCGTGGCGCTCCTGCCCGTTCTGGCGATCATTTGGACGACACAGGTTCTGCAGCGCATCAACCTGGTCACCGACAGCGGCCAGTCGATCGGCTCGTTCGCCAAGCTCGCGACGATGATCCTGCCGTCGATCATTCCTGTTGTCCTGCCCTTCGCCCTCGTTATCGCGATCACCCAGACGCTGACGACGATGAACAACGATTCGGAACTCACCGTCATCGACGCCGCCGGAGCCAGGCGCAGCGTGCTGACCCGCCCGATCCTGCTGCTTGCGGCCGTCGTCAGCGTGTTTTCCTTCTTCGTCGACAACGTCGTCGAGCCGCGCGCAAAAACCGTCGTGCGCCAGATGATCGCCGAGACCTATGCCGACCTGCTCTCTTCGGTGATCGAAGAAAAGACCTTCCGCAAGCTTGACGAAGGCCTTTATGTGCAGATCTCGAAGCGAATGGCCGGGCGCATGCTGAAGGGGCTTTTCGTCGCCGACGAGCGCGACCCGGCCTACGAGCTGATCTATTATGCGAAGGAAGGCGCCGTCGACGATACGGGCACGACGCTGATCATGCATGAGGGCGAAGTGCACCGCAAAACGCCTGACGGCAACGTCTCGGTGATCAATTTCGATTCCTATTCCTTCGACCTCTCCGACATGACCGAGAATCGCGGCCAGGCGACGCTGCGCGCCAGCGACCGTGACCTGTGGTTCCTGCTCAATCCGGATCCAGCCGACAAGGACTATACGATCCGGCCGCAGAGCTATCGCGCCGAACTGCATCGCCGGCTGACGGACTGGATCCTGCCTGTCGTCTTTGCCCTGTTTTCCCTGGCGATCGCCGGCGATGCGCGCTCGCACCGTGAAGCGCGGCTGCATCCGATGGTGAGCGCGCTCGCCTATGCCTTCGCGCTCAGATGGGCGGCTTTCTACGCGGCCAATCAGATCGACACCGATCCTGAATATATCGCCGTCCTCTACGCCATCCCGATCGTCAGCAGCATCATCTCGATCGTCTTCCTCGGCCTGCACAAACGACTGGCCATGCCGTCGTTCCTTCGGGACCGGATGTCGTCTTTCTGGAGACGAATGCAGGAAAGGCTGCTTGCGGCTACCGGCAGGACCGGCAGGGATGCGGCCCAATGA